The genomic region ATAAGAAAAAAACCAATGACTAGTTTTGTGACTGCACCCGTTCCTGCAGATTTTCATAGTGAAATAGTACCTGCTTATGACAGTTGTACTTTTGTAATGCATGGTTTTTCACGTTACCAGCGTAAGGCTGATCCTATTTACTCAACACCATTACACTGTAATGGTCTTTGTTGGAGATTGAAGGTGTATCCAGACGGAAATGGAGTGGTAAGAGGAAACTATCTTTCCGTTTTTCTAGAGCTTAGTGCAGGCTATCCAGAAACATCCAAATATGAATACAGAGTTGAGATGGTTCATCAAGCCAGTAGAGATTCTTCAAAAAACGTAGTTAGGGAATTTGCTTCAGATTTTGAAGTAGGAGAATGTTGGGGTTATAATAGATTTTTCCGTCTTGATCTCTTGGCAAGTGAGGGATATTTAAATGAAGCCAAGGATACTCTTGTCTTGAGATTTCAAGTAAGAGCTCCAACGTTTTATCAAAGGTGTAGGGATCAACAATGGTATATTAATCAGTTACAAACTGTGCAGCATCAATACATAACACAGATTAACGAATCAAAGGAACGTTTAGCTGCTGAGATATCTAGGAATGCTGTAGCATCAAGCCTTAGGCCAAAAAAGCAATCTGATGTATCCAACATTTCGTTAGTAAAGAATATATACACGTTACCCAGTCCAGATAGAGATACAGATTGTAGTCCAGTGGCTTCAACATCTCATGGCCCTGCTGGCAAATCTTTTTCAAATGAGTTAGCAAATTTTGCTAAAAGTCTAGTATCTGTAGAATCAAATACACAAACAAAATCCGATGAATGTCCTTGTTCTTCAAAAGGGAAAGTAGATAATTCAACAAAAAAGCCAAATTCTCCTCATCGTCTTGGACTTAGCGTTTCTCTAAGTTCTCCTAACCTTTTAAATACCGCTGTATCCTCTTTAATGTTATCTAGCAGTAGCAGTGAAAGTGATTTAAGTGAACCTGAAGCTTTAATAGAAGAATTGGAGCATAGAGAAGTAATATCTAATGACGAAAATGATGTGGATATTGAAACAATGTCCGGGGAGAATGATGTTGAATATGCAGAATTCTCTATGGCACAAAGAATGTTAGAACATGATAATAGTTCTGCTAATAGTAGTTTTGTAGGTGCTACTGCACTCTCTCCTACTGAAATGGGTAGTTCATTTGAAGATAGATTAAAATTACTTAATTTCTTTGAAAATTCTCCAAGGAACACAGCTCAAGATCCTGCAAATAATTTGTTAGATCTAACTGCTTCAAATCTAGATTTAGCTTTGCTTGGATCACTTTCAACAGATAATTCAATTATAAGTGCTGGTAACTTTACtgcagaaaatagaaaaaaacttaAACATAGATTTAGGCAATTGGATATGTCAGGAGCTGAACCTAGTACTAATCCAGTTGGGGTATGGACTGAAACGGTTCCTATATCTCAGATCACAAAAGAATCAGTTATGGGTCCATTGGAATCATTTTTACGCTCCATAAATTGTTATCCTGAGCATGACCAAACTCGAAGGAAGGATTCACCAATGAAGGAAAAAAAGAAGCATTCTACTTCTCATTCTAAATTTCCTGTTGTGCCATCCGTTTCACCCCCTCCTATGAGCGACAATGCTGAAAGTCTTGGTGTTGAACCAAGCTCTCTAGCTTTTAGTTGGACACCATCTTTGCTAAACCAGCGAAGAGCCAGCAAATCCCCAAGGGCACCACCAAGTGATCTAGCTCTACCTGAAAAAGAAGATAATCAATCTGATAACCAACCTCATTCCTCTTAGACGTCCAAGAAGAATGTTGTTGGTTATGAGTTAAATTAAGTGTTGCTATTAGTTACAACTCCCTAGGCTGCTCGGGACAAAACATCTCGTAACACGAAAGTTTGTAACCACACACAGGGTAACGGAaaattcgtaacggcgacagttcgtaactatacatattcgtaacagtacaattcgtaacgtcaaaatcGAATTATGCTgtttattttttcacattttaacACAGTTCATATTTTGTggagaaataaatttttaaaattatgtcttaaaataaatataatccaacctcaggcaagtttactccactgttatcaaattttgacactaatgacgtttataaaattttgacattattgacatttcataggttaattaagttatatcaacgattttttgtattttctgcgttattcctttaatttttagatttttagtctttttatataaaaaatggttGTTTTTATGTATATggattttataatatttatataccgtcataggccgatatgatcaaccaaaaaagaagatgtatttggtgatatttttagtgactttcttgggtgtggatctgtctttttagtttactcctcttggtttaaaaacaaagcttagtAATGTAAATTGTATTAATGATTATACTAATAGATACATTATtattaaactgtttttatttgtttcattatttttCACACTTAGTTTTACTACTTTAAAGTTATAATTCAAGataatttgttttaattcttTAGTTGTCATATTAATAAGAATATATGCAAAAATGTGTGtgaaatacatttaaaaagaagtGGTCTTAAAAAAAGTACTACATATTACTTTTAGTATAGGAATGTATGCAAAAtgcatttttgtataaattcataatattaaatttgccaaaaaaattaaatgttggcgttacgaatatgtatagttacgaactgtcccCGTTACGAATTGGCCGTTACCATTTGTCGGGTTACAGCCTGTTGCATTACGAGATGCTATGGAACCTAGGCTGctctatattttttactttattcAAGTTAATTTTGTGGTTTATTTATAAAATGTTTTTCCAGAAACAAAAAATTTGTGTttatccaaaatataattttgtaAATTTGATATTCGTGAGATTTTGTTATAACAGATGTCGtactatttatttaatatttgcaggtcatattttgtaataaatattATTCTTCTCGAATAAGTTATAATTGCATTTAACCTAAATTATGTAGTAACCTGTTTGCATTTTGGTCTCcatttgtaaaatttaatatcAGTTTTCATGATGAAGAACTTTTtgtgataataaaataaaaagttaaaagaAATCAAATCATGTTTATCTATATTGTTTATGTCTTTTTTGATACATCGTTAAAGCCTTTGTACCGCTTTGTATTTTGGTGTACTTTGTACTTTTGATGTACTTTGGAGCTTCTAACTGTTCAAATTAATATAGTCATTAAAAATTTATAGTTTAGAACCATCAAATAGGaaatatactttttctacgagcgtgcaaaaatgtctactttcgcgcacgcgttttagtttagaaagttttacttttccgcacgcgtgttacttttccgcacgcgttttactgttccgcacgcgttttacttttccgcacgcgttttacttttccgcatgcgtgttaatttagatatgttaatatggccttaaagtaattataatacatgcaataaactaatatttagatattatttaccaatttatttcaaatatatcttattgtgttcatgttttaatgaaattaacgcgagaattcgatgaaataaaataattttgatataatattcgaaagttaaatcagtagacaataacagtggttttgaatcatcgtcatggaaaccaagatcgtctttatgctaaccaattatgctgaagtttaattttgacaaccttgtcaaagaattaatttgtgtatgtattttcatattaattaaattaattgattaagatttggtcattttttaaagactcgtagaaaaaatattgttcctaacgcttgcagaaagtctcttttccgcactcgactgcttgccgaactcccgcttcgcgtcgttcggcaaactgcagtcgcgtgcggaaaagaatgactttctgcacttgttaagaaaataactattataataTTCTTTCTATTTATTATTATCTATGGGACCTATATTAATGATAGATAGTTTAGTGTTTTTTTACTTTATAAATTTGCATTTACTATGGAgaacaatttaaattttacaaatggagaattttttattaaaatctaaaTGTGATTTTGAGAATATTAGTGTAAAATGTGATTgattagataataaataaaaaaatcctagCTAGTACTTAGAAAACATTTCAAATGCTATTCAAAAccatgtaacttattaaagtataacctaaaaaaaatattttctgtacTTTTAGACAAAATTAtcggatttttttttaaattctcagcataaaaaattactcaaaaaggtAAATTTTAAGTAGGTACACTTTGTACTAATTCGTCTAAATTTTATGctgcttttttttaattgcgtgTTGTATTTAAACATTTCCGAATGTTTTATCATGAATTTTCTTATTAGCCTTATTTGATAAAAACACACCAAAGTATGCGAATGATTAAAAGCTGATAGGTACGTAATCTTCTGATAACAAAACTCATCAGCATAACTTATAAACTTTATGAAATGAGTTTTAAGTTACATGGTTTTTGCTAGTATGCCAGTGACAAGATTATTTATGAATACATTGatttaaaataaaagtattattaaaaatgttCTAATATATTAAATTGGTTTATTTATTAAGCTAACATTTTTTTATACCCACAATATCCATTAACTAAAAAGAataaatgggagaaaaacaatttaaaacaaaacatCTCTCAAactgaagatgatttacaacgtatgctgcagaAATTTAATGTACCCGCCAGAAAGTTGTAACATGTTAATTttccaaaaaagacaaaattcaTTTATGAATACATTGatttaaaataaaagtattattaaatattattagtaAACTAAAGAACTACACAAGAGGCGCCAGACAATATTTTCAAAGATCTCCTGGCAGAAGTATATCACAGTTGTTTTAGAATATTTAAGGATGACAGTTAATAAATGGACTTACCAACGAACAAATTACCAAAGAAATTGGACCCAATGTAAGAGTTTGCCAATTAAATATAGAAGGTATAAGTAGatcaaaatgtcaaattttatatAGACTATTAAAGGATAACGATATTGATCTGGTCGCAATACAAGAAACACACTTATAAAACGAATTTCAACcaaattttcgtttataaaaattaattatgaTTTAAATGTATTGTTATCTTTATTAtatacaaaaactgtgatatagccatacgctaaataataaatattaaaaatgttataaagataataaattagtttatttatTAAGCTAACATTTTTGTGTACTACACAATATCCATTAACTAAAAAAGAataaatgggagaaaaacaatctcttaaagtgaagatgatttacaactagttcagagaaataaaggaaaaaaatatcctgttggtgacacaacccctccaggccgaatccaaattttttgagtagtatggacatctatattaataacctatatgtttcctgcagccgattttgatgatatacatagttataaacaaatgaagctCAAAAAACGgtaatttttcgcttttttcgtctataaacaaaaagttagaaactcataaatcatataaaaaacttcaatatggcgttcgctgaatatgcctatccttattggtttcttagaaaattgcaaaataaatcataaattttgagtttttataaatattcataacttatgtaaaaattaacttacaacattcttattacacggaatgctgagacttctggtgcttaaattataccctaaatttcaaagcaattggtcaaatagtttaaaaggttttgttgtaaaatttgtttgtcccaaattatttttttttgcaacgctataactcagaaaatgatgaagttacactaatactttggataatttatgaaagaagaagatttatactattaatttaattaaaaaaaaatgacaaaaaataattttaaatactgcaaaattattttgcaaaaacatgtaaattaaaaaaaagggagggctaacttcgtccctatgtataaaaattcagtctttccaaatatgaaaaaataatttttctacgggtaacggttaaaaagttattctaattgtttataagtaagcaagaaatcgacgtgtttttgtaaaataactttacactgtttaaaattactttttgtcattttaattaagttaatagtataaatgttcttcttcaataaactgtcagaagtcttactgtaacctcataatttccTGACTAtagtattgaaaaaaaaattaatttgggataaacaaattaaataacttttaaactattttaccaattgcttttaaatttaaaatataatttaagcaccagaagtctcagcaattcgtgtaataagaaggttctaagttaattttta from Diabrotica virgifera virgifera chromosome 3, PGI_DIABVI_V3a harbors:
- the LOC114328965 gene encoding E3 ubiquitin-protein ligase TRIM37 isoform X3 encodes the protein MATRNKVGTKHDEHSVETLAEVFRCFICMEKLRDAHLCPHCSKLCCYVCIRRWLTEQRSQCPHCRASLHLHELVNCRWVEEVTQQLDSLQAVSLNGSRNDENDRDKCSTHLEKLSVYCWTCRCCICHQCALWGGTHSGHTFKPLDEVYEQHVTQIKDEIAQLRRRLMELISIVQEVERNVESVRSAKDDRVREIRNAVKVMIARLDSQLKTKLLTLMGQKDSLTQETEQLEHLLHEIEHQLHVSTRSELISKSNEISRMIHTIRKKPMTSFVTAPVPADFHSEIVPAYDSCTFVMHGFSRYQRKADPIYSTPLHCNGLCWRLKVYPDGNGVVRGNYLSVFLELSAGYPETSKYEYRVEMVHQASRDSSKNVVREFASDFEVGECWGYNRFFRLDLLASEGYLNEAKDTLVLRFQVRAPTFYQRCRDQQWYINQLQTVQHQYITQINESKERLAAEISRNAVASSLRPKKQSDVSNISLVKNIYTLPSPDRDTDCSPVASTSHGPAGKSFSNELANFAKSLVSVESNTQTKSDECPCSSKGKVDNSTKKPNSPHRLGLSVSLSSPNLLNTAVSSLMLSSSSSESDLSEPEALIEELEHREVISNDENDVDIETMSGENDVEYAEFSMAQRMLEHDNSSANSSFVGATALSPTEMGSSFEDRLKLLNFFENSPRNTAQDPANNLLDLTASNLDLALLGSLSTDNSIISAGNFTAENRKKLKHRFRQLDMSGAEPSTNPVGVWTETVPISQITKESVMGPLESFLRSINCYPEHDQTRRKDSPMKEKKKHSTSHSKFPVVPSVSPPPMSDNAESLGVEPSSLAFSWTPSLLNQRRASKSPRAPPSDLALPEKEDNQSDNQPHSS